From one Luteipulveratus mongoliensis genomic stretch:
- a CDS encoding DUF3105 domain-containing protein: MADDNESTTDEVSSVRGDARAKLASMQKKQSREQRRGGLLIGAIVGLVVIALVGGGAFLIKRDKDDNNTAGADVGVVKSYSKLTFNHVETKVKYPQNPPVGGDHNPAWANCGIYDKVIPNEHAVHSMEHGAVWITYKPGALSTVDLALLKGKAQQDYMLMSQDKTQSTPIVLSAWGKQLHVTSAKDTKIDKFIKDFLQGPQTREKGASCSGAYDPNTGQTG, encoded by the coding sequence ATGGCTGACGACAACGAGTCCACGACCGACGAGGTCAGCTCGGTCCGTGGCGACGCGCGCGCCAAGCTCGCATCGATGCAGAAGAAGCAGAGCCGCGAGCAGCGCCGCGGCGGGCTCCTGATCGGAGCGATCGTCGGCCTGGTCGTGATCGCCCTGGTCGGTGGGGGCGCCTTCCTGATCAAGCGCGACAAGGACGACAACAACACGGCCGGCGCCGACGTCGGGGTGGTGAAGTCCTACTCCAAGCTCACGTTCAACCACGTCGAGACCAAGGTGAAGTACCCGCAGAACCCGCCCGTCGGCGGCGACCACAACCCGGCCTGGGCCAACTGCGGCATCTACGACAAGGTCATCCCCAACGAGCACGCCGTCCACTCGATGGAGCACGGCGCCGTCTGGATCACTTACAAGCCGGGCGCCCTCTCGACCGTCGACCTGGCCCTGCTCAAGGGCAAGGCCCAGCAGGACTACATGCTGATGTCGCAGGACAAGACCCAGTCCACGCCGATCGTGCTCAGCGCCTGGGGCAAGCAGCTGCACGTCACCAGCGCCAAGGACACCAAGATCGACAAGTTCATCAAGGACTTCCTGCAGGGACCGCAGACCCGTGAGAAGGGTGCGTCCTGCTCCGGCGCCTACGACCCCAACACCGGTCAGACGGGGTGA
- a CDS encoding metal-dependent transcriptional regulator, with amino-acid sequence MTDLIDTTEMYLRTIFDLEEEAILPLRARIAERLGHSGPTVSQTVARMERDGLLTLAGDRHIELTDHGRTLATRVMRKHRLAERLLVDVIGLELEYVHDEACRWEHVMSERVERKILALLQEHQLSPYGNPIPGLEELGEDIEIEKFRDGVASLIEVAVAEDREVLVRRIGEPAQADHEALMVLTAAGVQPGVRITVRSEDGRVIAVATGNSAAEGVSLPADVASHVFVAVP; translated from the coding sequence GTGACTGACCTGATCGATACCACCGAGATGTACCTGCGCACGATCTTCGACCTCGAGGAGGAAGCGATCCTCCCCCTGCGGGCGAGGATCGCCGAGCGCCTGGGTCACTCCGGGCCGACTGTGTCCCAGACCGTCGCCCGCATGGAACGCGACGGTCTGCTCACGCTCGCGGGGGACCGGCACATCGAGCTCACCGACCACGGCCGAACCCTGGCGACCCGGGTGATGCGCAAGCACCGCCTGGCCGAGCGGCTGCTCGTCGACGTCATCGGGCTGGAGCTCGAATACGTCCATGACGAGGCGTGCCGCTGGGAGCACGTGATGAGCGAGCGGGTGGAGCGCAAGATCCTCGCCCTGCTCCAGGAGCACCAGCTCTCGCCCTACGGCAACCCGATCCCGGGCCTCGAAGAGCTGGGTGAGGACATCGAGATCGAGAAGTTCCGCGATGGCGTGGCCTCCCTCATCGAGGTGGCCGTGGCCGAGGATCGAGAGGTTCTCGTACGCCGGATCGGCGAGCCCGCGCAGGCCGACCACGAGGCGCTGATGGTGCTGACGGCGGCCGGCGTACAGCCTGGCGTCCGCATCACGGTGCGCAGCGAGGACGGGCGCGTCATCGCGGTGGCGACCGGTAACAGTGCGGCCGAGGGCGTGTCGCTGCCCGCGGACGTCGCCTCGCACGTGTTCGTGGCCGTTCCGTAA
- a CDS encoding C40 family peptidase encodes MIEQTRPRGRHRAPNRTASTAVRVSAAVAVSGGLVATVAAPADAATGVGTLAPEKASHAIAAPNTLTLPAAGSAAGAVSVSQVRLPDVVEARDLIKRASRSGARTSPVDKGSRPVKSKVNPSPSQGSGDEDGPVIDGSTRERIIAIAKRYIGTPYSYGSAGPGSFDCSGFTSYVFRQVGIDLPRSSRAQRAAVGRTGDPQPGDLVFSGSPVHHVGIYLGNGMVIDAPKPGGTVQVHKNWGESLSYGNPY; translated from the coding sequence GTGATCGAGCAGACCCGTCCCCGCGGTCGTCACCGCGCCCCCAACCGCACGGCCAGCACCGCTGTCCGCGTCTCGGCTGCTGTTGCCGTCTCGGGTGGTCTCGTGGCCACCGTCGCGGCGCCTGCTGATGCCGCAACCGGTGTCGGCACGTTGGCGCCCGAGAAGGCCAGCCACGCCATTGCTGCCCCCAACACCCTCACCCTCCCGGCCGCAGGTAGCGCTGCCGGCGCGGTGTCGGTGAGCCAGGTCCGCCTCCCGGATGTCGTCGAGGCCCGTGACCTGATCAAGCGCGCGTCCCGCTCGGGTGCGCGCACGTCGCCCGTCGACAAGGGCTCTCGCCCGGTCAAGTCCAAGGTCAACCCGAGTCCTTCGCAGGGCTCAGGTGACGAGGACGGTCCGGTCATCGACGGCAGCACTCGTGAGCGCATCATCGCGATCGCGAAGCGCTACATCGGCACCCCGTACTCCTACGGCTCCGCCGGCCCGGGCTCGTTCGACTGCTCCGGTTTCACCAGCTACGTCTTCCGCCAGGTCGGCATCGACCTGCCGCGCAGCTCGCGTGCGCAGCGCGCCGCGGTGGGACGGACCGGCGACCCGCAGCCGGGCGACCTCGTGTTCTCCGGCTCGCCGGTGCACCACGTCGGCATCTACCTGGGCAACGGCATGGTCATCGACGCGCCGAAGCCGGGTGGCACCGTGCAGGTCCACAAGAACTGGGGCGAGAGCCTCAGCTACGGCAACCCGTACTGA
- a CDS encoding hemolysin family protein, translating to MSLGLALTISGLLLVLNAFFVAAEFALIASRRHRLQDMAATGSRAAKAAVAGSRELTLMLAGAQLGITLCTLGLGALAKPAVKDLLAPLFKATGLPESAAGVIALVLAVGIVVFLHMVVGEMAPKSWAISHPERSAVLLALPFRGFARASRWALQSLNSLANAIVRLAKVEPVDTVADAHGPLELQMLLAQSHEHGSLPDQEHAMLSGALRLEQAQLSDVTIDWDDVVTVPRSATVAQACARSRTTGRSRLVVVEGGQPIGLVHLRHLLAAAPDSTVRELVLPIETLPAGVPLIDALQTMRSRRSHLALVADEGRVVGATSLEDLIEEVLGRFDDESDRMPA from the coding sequence ATGAGCCTCGGACTCGCACTCACGATCTCTGGGCTGCTGCTCGTGCTCAACGCCTTCTTCGTGGCTGCCGAGTTCGCGCTGATCGCCAGCCGCCGGCATCGGCTCCAGGACATGGCTGCCACCGGCAGCCGCGCTGCCAAGGCGGCCGTGGCCGGCTCACGCGAGCTGACGCTGATGCTCGCAGGCGCACAGCTCGGCATCACGCTGTGCACTCTCGGCCTCGGCGCGCTCGCCAAACCGGCGGTCAAGGATCTGCTGGCGCCGCTCTTCAAGGCGACCGGCCTGCCCGAGAGCGCAGCCGGCGTGATCGCGCTGGTGCTGGCCGTGGGCATCGTGGTGTTCCTGCACATGGTCGTCGGTGAGATGGCGCCGAAGTCCTGGGCGATCTCGCACCCGGAACGGTCGGCGGTCCTGCTGGCGCTGCCGTTCCGCGGGTTTGCCCGGGCGTCACGATGGGCCCTCCAGTCACTCAACTCGCTGGCCAACGCGATCGTCCGTCTCGCCAAGGTCGAACCGGTCGACACCGTCGCCGATGCGCACGGACCGCTCGAGCTGCAGATGCTGCTGGCCCAGTCCCATGAGCACGGGTCGCTGCCCGACCAGGAGCACGCGATGCTGTCCGGCGCGCTCCGACTCGAGCAGGCTCAGCTGTCGGACGTCACGATCGACTGGGACGACGTGGTCACCGTGCCGCGGTCGGCCACCGTGGCCCAGGCCTGCGCACGCAGTCGTACGACGGGTCGCTCACGGCTGGTCGTCGTTGAGGGCGGACAACCGATCGGCCTGGTGCACCTGCGGCACTTGTTGGCCGCCGCGCCGGACTCGACCGTGCGTGAGCTGGTGCTGCCCATCGAGACGCTGCCGGCCGGCGTACCGCTGATCGACGCGCTCCAGACGATGCGCTCGCGCCGGTCTCATCTCGCGCTGGTGGCCGACGAGGGGCGCGTCGTGGGCGCAACCTCGCTGGAGGACCTGATCGAGGAAGTGCTCGGCCGGTTCGACGACGAGTCGGACCGCATGCCGGCCTGA
- a CDS encoding hemolysin family protein gives MNIAIGLTSILVLTLATAYFVAQEFAYVAVDRGRLSQLADEGDAAAARALIVTGRLSFALSGAQLGITVTALLVGYVSEPYLGVGLADLLTSTTGVPHALSLSLSVIVALVLSTVVQMVIGELAPKNYAIARPVALARALSRSTLLYLRIAGPLIRLFDVASNKLLRSVGIEPVEELPHGATPEDLHRIIGESHAGGLLDDDLSHILDRGLAFRHLTAEQVMTPRIDVVSLPATAMAADLVDLLATGHSRFPVTGESIDDVMGVAGTQELLHVAPADRALVAVTEVMSEPVRVPSSLPLPALLEQLRQTHRQLAVVVDEYGGFAGIVTFEDVAEEVVGDILDEGDEPRESLGEPTSYDGWSLPARRRLDEVATETGIALPTSDDYDTVGGLVLAELGRTARTGDIVTVPWVQQADDDAVRRSAQLVVQTVSRHVPEWVRLVDLGPIESDVHADSTDRRTADQEVSR, from the coding sequence ATGAACATCGCGATCGGCCTGACCAGCATCCTGGTTCTCACCCTTGCCACTGCCTACTTCGTTGCTCAAGAGTTCGCCTACGTCGCGGTCGACCGTGGCCGGCTGAGCCAGCTCGCCGACGAGGGCGACGCGGCAGCCGCCCGGGCACTCATCGTCACCGGCCGCCTGTCCTTCGCCCTGTCCGGCGCCCAGCTCGGCATCACTGTCACCGCCCTGCTCGTGGGATATGTGTCCGAGCCCTACCTCGGCGTCGGTCTCGCCGACCTGCTGACGAGTACGACAGGGGTTCCCCACGCACTGTCGCTGTCCCTCTCGGTGATCGTCGCTCTCGTGCTCAGCACTGTCGTCCAGATGGTCATCGGCGAGCTGGCTCCCAAGAACTACGCCATCGCCCGGCCGGTCGCGCTGGCGCGCGCGCTGTCCCGCTCGACACTGCTCTACCTGCGGATCGCGGGACCACTGATCCGACTGTTCGACGTGGCCAGCAACAAGCTGCTGCGCTCGGTCGGGATCGAACCCGTCGAGGAGCTCCCTCACGGAGCCACCCCGGAGGACCTGCACCGCATCATCGGTGAGTCCCATGCGGGCGGTCTCCTGGACGACGACCTGTCGCACATCCTCGATCGGGGCCTGGCGTTCCGACACCTCACGGCCGAGCAGGTCATGACGCCACGCATCGACGTCGTGTCGCTTCCGGCCACCGCGATGGCCGCTGACCTCGTCGACCTGCTCGCAACGGGCCACTCGCGCTTCCCGGTCACCGGTGAGTCGATCGACGACGTCATGGGCGTCGCGGGCACCCAAGAGCTGCTGCACGTCGCCCCTGCTGACCGGGCGCTGGTCGCGGTCACCGAGGTCATGAGTGAGCCCGTACGCGTGCCGAGCAGCCTCCCTCTTCCTGCGCTGCTCGAACAGCTGCGCCAGACGCACCGTCAGCTGGCCGTCGTGGTCGATGAGTACGGCGGCTTTGCCGGCATCGTCACGTTCGAGGACGTGGCCGAGGAGGTCGTCGGCGACATCCTCGACGAGGGAGACGAGCCTCGCGAATCCCTAGGCGAGCCAACGTCGTACGACGGCTGGAGCCTGCCCGCGCGCCGACGCCTGGACGAGGTAGCCACCGAGACCGGCATCGCCCTGCCGACGTCCGACGACTACGACACCGTCGGAGGTCTGGTGCTGGCCGAGCTCGGTCGTACGGCTCGGACGGGCGACATCGTCACCGTGCCGTGGGTGCAGCAGGCCGACGACGATGCCGTACGCCGCTCGGCACAGCTGGTCGTGCAAACCGTGAGTCGCCATGTGCCCGAGTGGGTCCGCCTGGTCGACCTGGGCCCGATCGAGTCCGACGTGCACGCTGACTCGACCGACCGGCGTACGGCCGACCAGGAGGTGTCCCGATGA
- a CDS encoding fluoride efflux transporter FluC yields the protein MSDHALPVDPDEPAAVPRMPLVLAVIALGGGLGALARAGVAELLPHPADGLDIATLVTNVIGSFLLGALMVVVLEQERGHPLLRPFVGVGVLGGFTTFSTFAVHLRGLGGDHAAIALAELVGNVLLCLVAVGVGVAAVRWWARS from the coding sequence ATGAGTGACCACGCCCTGCCCGTCGACCCGGACGAGCCCGCTGCCGTCCCGCGGATGCCTTTGGTCCTGGCGGTGATTGCCCTCGGTGGTGGTCTCGGCGCGCTGGCCCGGGCCGGTGTCGCGGAGCTGCTGCCGCACCCGGCCGATGGACTCGACATCGCCACGCTGGTGACCAACGTGATCGGCAGCTTCTTGCTCGGAGCACTGATGGTCGTGGTGCTGGAGCAGGAGCGTGGACATCCGCTGCTGCGCCCGTTCGTCGGGGTGGGTGTGCTCGGGGGCTTTACGACGTTCTCGACGTTTGCGGTGCACCTGCGCGGTCTCGGTGGCGATCATGCCGCGATCGCCCTGGCTGAGCTGGTCGGCAACGTGCTCCTGTGCCTGGTTGCGGTGGGCGTCGGGGTCGCCGCGGTGCGCTGGTGGGCGCGGTCGTGA
- the crcB gene encoding fluoride efflux transporter CrcB, which translates to MSALSWLAVFVGGCVGAPARYLLDAVVRRWVAGPFPAGTLLVNVLGSLVLGAAAAGLDGSAYALVGTGFCGALTTFSTFTFETWRLGESGRLELALLNVGVSLVAGVLAAALGWWLVA; encoded by the coding sequence GTGAGCGCACTGAGCTGGCTGGCCGTCTTCGTCGGTGGCTGCGTGGGCGCGCCGGCGCGCTACCTGCTGGATGCCGTCGTACGCCGATGGGTCGCGGGGCCGTTCCCGGCCGGCACGCTTCTGGTCAACGTCCTCGGCTCGCTGGTCCTGGGTGCCGCGGCTGCGGGACTGGACGGATCGGCGTACGCGCTCGTCGGCACGGGGTTCTGCGGCGCCCTGACGACGTTCAGCACGTTCACGTTCGAGACGTGGCGGCTGGGGGAGTCGGGACGGCTGGAGCTGGCCCTGCTCAACGTCGGCGTGTCACTCGTCGCGGGCGTGCTCGCCGCGGCCCTCGGCTGGTGGCTCGTCGCCTGA
- a CDS encoding SDR family NAD(P)-dependent oxidoreductase: protein MDLQHKVVWVVGASSGIGAAVAREAQARGARVAITARRKPELDDVAGGAMLVLPADVTDDAAMVDCASTIEHRVGPIDVVVIAAGAWNSMDIADWDTQAFADTVQVNLIGTSNAIGAVLPSMLARRTGTIAGITSPAGYRGFPTVEAYGATKAGMLNLLEGLRAQAQPRGLHVTTIAPTAVRTRLSSASRLRLPFSIDADSAGRAICDGLERERLEITFPSRIALPIKLIRMTPVRIWPAVAERLTRDR from the coding sequence GTGGATCTGCAGCACAAGGTCGTCTGGGTGGTCGGCGCATCAAGCGGGATCGGTGCCGCGGTCGCTCGCGAGGCACAGGCGCGCGGCGCGCGCGTCGCCATCACCGCACGCCGCAAGCCCGAGCTCGACGATGTCGCTGGTGGCGCGATGCTCGTGCTCCCCGCGGATGTCACCGATGACGCCGCCATGGTCGACTGCGCGTCCACCATCGAGCACCGCGTCGGCCCCATCGACGTCGTCGTCATCGCCGCCGGCGCCTGGAACTCCATGGATATCGCCGACTGGGACACGCAGGCGTTCGCGGACACCGTGCAGGTCAACCTGATCGGCACCAGCAACGCGATCGGTGCAGTGCTGCCCAGCATGCTCGCCCGACGGACCGGCACGATCGCCGGCATCACCTCCCCGGCGGGCTACCGCGGCTTCCCGACCGTCGAGGCCTACGGCGCCACCAAGGCCGGCATGCTCAACCTGCTGGAGGGCCTGCGCGCGCAGGCTCAGCCGCGCGGACTGCACGTCACGACCATCGCTCCCACGGCCGTACGCACCCGGCTGTCGTCCGCGTCGCGGCTGCGGTTGCCGTTCAGCATCGACGCGGACTCCGCGGGTCGCGCGATCTGCGACGGCCTCGAGCGCGAACGTCTCGAGATCACGTTCCCATCGCGAATCGCCTTGCCCATCAAGCTGATTCGCATGACGCCCGTACGCATCTGGCCAGCTGTCGCTGAGCGCCTCACCCGCGACCGCTGA
- a CDS encoding DNA alkylation repair protein translates to MTSGPELVTAIRDVVRAHGDPVRAEGQQRYMKSAMPYRGITSPELKALLRPLLAERVEDRAEWESAVRSLFDGATHREEWYAALALLRHRHYRSWRDSEVMPLVRHLIRSGAWWDVVDEASHVVAEVGLLDPAGEGRRLREWSRDDDMWVRRAAIIGQLGAKERTDVNLLEAVIVPNLDSREFFIRKAIGWALREYAKTSPDWVRAFVDAQGEQMSGLTRREAMKHL, encoded by the coding sequence GTGACGAGCGGACCTGAGCTGGTGACGGCGATCCGCGACGTCGTCCGTGCGCACGGGGACCCGGTGCGCGCTGAGGGGCAGCAGCGCTACATGAAGTCGGCCATGCCCTACCGCGGCATCACCTCACCCGAGCTCAAGGCCCTCCTGCGGCCGTTGCTGGCCGAGCGGGTCGAGGACCGGGCGGAGTGGGAGTCGGCTGTGCGCTCGCTCTTCGACGGCGCGACCCACCGCGAGGAGTGGTACGCCGCGCTCGCCCTGCTGCGTCATCGGCACTACCGCTCGTGGCGGGACAGCGAGGTCATGCCGCTCGTGCGGCACCTCATCCGGTCCGGCGCCTGGTGGGACGTGGTCGACGAGGCGTCGCACGTGGTGGCCGAGGTAGGACTGCTGGACCCCGCAGGCGAGGGTCGGCGCCTTCGGGAGTGGTCGCGTGACGACGACATGTGGGTCCGTCGGGCGGCCATCATCGGCCAGCTGGGTGCGAAGGAGCGCACTGATGTCAACCTGCTGGAGGCGGTGATCGTGCCGAACCTCGACAGCCGAGAGTTCTTCATTCGCAAGGCAATTGGCTGGGCGCTGCGTGAGTACGCCAAGACCTCGCCGGACTGGGTGCGAGCCTTTGTCGATGCTCAGGGCGAGCAGATGTCGGGTCTCACCCGTCGCGAGGCCATGAAGCACCTGTGA
- a CDS encoding DUF6918 family protein, which translates to MTLAATLLEEQRRPAVVADLASTIDAEVSDKKGLSGAAVKAAYATAKKVRSDIAASATDRMLPDFATALEPFWADFGGAGDFGSYLSGRGDEAADALLSVTDKRAEATSREALRKGYKSLRGKAHDNVKAALPRIGAVVQKHAA; encoded by the coding sequence GTGACCCTTGCTGCAACCCTGCTCGAAGAGCAGCGCCGCCCCGCCGTTGTCGCCGACCTGGCCTCGACGATCGACGCCGAGGTGAGTGACAAGAAGGGCCTGTCCGGCGCCGCCGTCAAGGCCGCGTACGCGACCGCGAAGAAGGTCCGCTCGGACATCGCTGCCAGCGCCACCGACCGCATGCTCCCCGACTTCGCCACGGCACTGGAGCCGTTCTGGGCGGACTTCGGCGGGGCCGGCGACTTCGGCTCCTACCTGAGCGGCCGCGGCGACGAGGCCGCCGACGCTCTCCTGTCCGTGACCGACAAGCGCGCCGAGGCGACCAGCCGTGAGGCGCTGCGCAAGGGCTACAAGAGCCTGCGCGGCAAGGCGCACGACAACGTCAAGGCTGCGCTGCCCCGCATCGGCGCGGTCGTGCAGAAGCACGCTGCCTGA
- a CDS encoding DEAD/DEAH box helicase, whose amino-acid sequence MPSTAFARLGVPSNLSSVLAERGITEPTPIQAATLPDSLAGRDVLGRGRTGSGKTYAFLLPVVARLVASGKRRQPTRPRAMILAPTRELVTQIAEALAPMAQAAGLTTLTVFGGVGQNPQVRGLRAGVDVLIACPGRLQDLINQGACNLDSVEITVLDEADHMADLGFLPGVKRLMDATPKQGQRMLFSATLDSGVNVIVKRYLSSPVTHEADSAQSPVSTMDHHVFHVTADDRLTVLKDLTAAPGRTVVFTRTKYGAKKLAKQLNAQGVPSVELHGNLGQGARQRNLEAFQSGKATTLVATDIAARGIHVDDVALVVHADPPVEHKAYLHRAGRTARAGASGTVITMMLDDQVKDVRQLTKAAGIKPRTTRVNASHPLLLEIAPGERSYVEGGLMLEVPGQSGRGGGPGRNGGGSGRNGGGRGRGQGGGQGHSGGQGQGRSRSGRPAVQSEDGQGQSTRGRGRGRGGRGRTASTPGQGAQGGNRPSTGGAAAFSSRSSAGRSR is encoded by the coding sequence TTGCCCAGCACTGCTTTCGCGCGCCTCGGCGTGCCCTCGAACCTGTCCTCCGTGCTCGCTGAGCGCGGCATCACCGAGCCGACGCCCATCCAGGCCGCGACTCTCCCTGACTCTCTTGCCGGCCGCGACGTGCTCGGCCGTGGCCGCACCGGCTCCGGCAAGACGTACGCCTTCCTGCTGCCCGTCGTCGCTCGTCTGGTCGCGTCCGGCAAGCGTCGCCAGCCGACCCGGCCCCGCGCGATGATCCTGGCCCCGACGCGCGAGCTGGTCACCCAGATCGCAGAAGCCCTGGCGCCGATGGCCCAGGCTGCCGGCCTCACCACGCTCACCGTCTTCGGTGGCGTCGGCCAGAACCCGCAGGTCCGCGGCCTGCGCGCCGGTGTCGACGTCCTGATCGCCTGCCCCGGTCGGCTCCAGGACCTCATCAACCAGGGCGCCTGCAACCTCGACTCCGTCGAGATCACCGTGCTGGACGAGGCCGACCACATGGCCGACCTCGGCTTCCTCCCGGGCGTCAAGCGCCTGATGGATGCCACTCCCAAGCAGGGCCAGCGGATGCTGTTCTCGGCCACGCTCGACAGCGGCGTCAACGTCATCGTCAAGCGCTACCTGTCGAGTCCTGTGACCCACGAGGCAGACTCGGCTCAGTCGCCGGTGTCGACGATGGATCACCATGTCTTCCACGTGACGGCCGATGACCGCCTTACGGTGCTCAAGGACCTGACGGCGGCTCCTGGTCGCACCGTGGTCTTCACCCGCACCAAGTACGGCGCCAAGAAGCTCGCGAAGCAGCTCAACGCCCAGGGCGTCCCGTCCGTGGAGCTGCACGGCAACCTCGGTCAGGGCGCGCGCCAGCGCAACCTCGAGGCGTTCCAGAGCGGCAAGGCGACCACCCTTGTCGCCACAGACATCGCAGCCCGCGGCATCCACGTGGACGATGTCGCGCTGGTCGTGCACGCCGACCCGCCCGTCGAGCACAAGGCGTACCTGCACCGCGCTGGTCGTACCGCGCGTGCCGGCGCCTCGGGCACCGTCATCACGATGATGCTCGACGACCAGGTCAAGGACGTCCGCCAGCTCACCAAGGCTGCCGGCATCAAGCCCCGCACCACCCGGGTCAACGCCAGCCACCCGCTCCTTCTTGAGATCGCTCCCGGTGAGCGTTCCTATGTCGAGGGCGGACTCATGCTGGAGGTGCCCGGTCAGTCCGGTCGTGGCGGCGGCCCCGGCCGCAACGGCGGTGGCTCCGGTCGCAACGGTGGCGGCCGTGGCCGTGGCCAGGGCGGCGGGCAGGGACACAGCGGCGGACAGGGCCAAGGTCGCTCGCGCAGCGGCCGCCCGGCCGTCCAGAGCGAGGACGGCCAGGGCCAGTCCACTCGCGGACGCGGCCGTGGTCGTGGCGGACGTGGACGGACTGCCAGCACGCCGGGTCAGGGCGCGCAGGGCGGCAACCGCCCGAGCACCGGCGGCGCAGCGGCGTTCTCCAGCCGCAGCAGCGCCGGCCGCAGCCGCTGA
- a CDS encoding N-acetylmuramoyl-L-alanine amidase: protein MSPVTRALAAGVLLLSLAACSDDPKPKAVSLTSVAASPSSATSSSSSTAPGAPLRGVVVVVDPGHNGGNASHPAQVNRLVDSGFGVRKACNTTGTETNAGLSEHAQVWDVSNRLARLLRQQGATVVLTRTSDTGVGPCIDERGRAGGRAKADVMLSIHADGNNSPGVRGFHAIHAPRMAGGAPVQQASARLAVAVRDAFHKGTGMPYAGYLGGGSGLAPRTDLGTLNLSTVPSAMIESGNMRNTADAQLLGDPAFREREAAALVTGVRAFLKR from the coding sequence ATGTCTCCCGTCACTCGTGCCCTCGCCGCCGGTGTCCTCCTGCTCAGCCTCGCGGCCTGCAGCGATGACCCCAAGCCCAAAGCCGTGTCGCTGACCAGCGTTGCTGCGTCGCCGAGTTCGGCGACGTCCAGCTCCTCGTCGACGGCTCCAGGCGCGCCGCTCCGTGGTGTCGTCGTCGTGGTCGACCCGGGTCACAACGGTGGCAATGCCAGCCACCCCGCCCAGGTGAACCGGCTCGTCGACTCAGGCTTCGGCGTACGAAAAGCGTGTAACACCACGGGAACTGAGACCAACGCAGGTCTGTCCGAACATGCCCAGGTCTGGGACGTCTCCAACCGACTGGCTCGGCTGCTGCGTCAGCAGGGCGCCACGGTCGTGCTGACGCGTACGTCGGACACCGGTGTCGGGCCGTGCATCGACGAGCGCGGTCGCGCGGGGGGGCGGGCGAAGGCGGACGTGATGCTCTCGATCCACGCGGACGGCAACAACTCGCCAGGTGTGCGGGGCTTCCACGCCATCCACGCGCCTCGGATGGCCGGTGGCGCGCCCGTGCAGCAGGCGTCGGCGAGGTTGGCGGTCGCGGTGCGGGACGCGTTCCACAAGGGGACGGGCATGCCGTACGCCGGTTATCTCGGCGGCGGGTCGGGGCTGGCTCCGCGGACGGACCTCGGCACGCTCAACCTGTCGACGGTGCCGAGCGCGATGATCGAGAGCGGCAACATGCGCAACACCGCGGACGCGCAGCTGCTGGGTGACCCGGCGTTCCGCGAGCGCGAGGCGGCGGCCCTGGTGACGGGCGTACGCGCCTTCCTGAAGCGGTAG